The following are encoded together in the Lactuca sativa cultivar Salinas chromosome 1, Lsat_Salinas_v11, whole genome shotgun sequence genome:
- the LOC111913904 gene encoding uncharacterized protein LOC111913904: MDKIMKLNISLRSAAPPHSFLICSSSSSLKVSCFNNIKKTTWNNEMRAIPARDRVIDIGKHKGKMLGMLSSEYLRWMSKNLITGDSEKWGKLAEDVLEDEVYADRMEWEVAERLLTGEGMVGSSGSGVAGELKELSKRFGWDYDDKVGWSKVDFRLLGTSKGGRLPRVQDKRQQVESNFKKPSGKGSSGGGGVGREKRRERAAKRRENQTAVAGKRNTTEKEETDDDNDGRKVEEISRSRFPGRQSLINKVLHEE; this comes from the coding sequence ATGGATAAAATCATGAAACTCAACATCTCTCTACGCTCCGCCGCTCCTCCTCATAGTTTTCTCAtttgctcctcctcctcctccctgaaGGTCTCATGCTTTAATAATATCAAGAAAACGACATGGAATAACGAGATGAGGGCGATTCCGGCTCGGGACAGAGTTATAGACATCGGGAAACACAAAGGGAAGATGTTAGGGATGCTGTCGTCGGAGTATCTGAGATGGATGTCAAAGAATCTGATAACCGGAGATTCCGAGAAATGGGGGAAATTAGCAGAGGATGTGCTGGAAGACGAGGTATACGCGGACAGAATGGAATGGGAGGTGGCGGAGAGACTCCTGACTGGAGAGGGCATGGTGGGGTCGTCGGGTAGTGGTGTTGCCGGCGAATTGAAGGAACTGAGCAAGAGGTTTGGGTGGGACTACGACGACAAGGTTGGGTGGAGCAAGGTTGACTTTAGATTGTTGGGGACATCCAAGGGTGGTCGGTTACCTAGGGTTCAAGATAAGCGGCAGCAGGTCGAGAGCAATTTCAAGAAACCTTCCGGGAAAGGGAgcagcggtggtggtggtgttgggagGGAGAAAAGACGAGAGAGGGCGGCGAAGAGAAGGGAGAATCAGACTGCTGTAGCTGGTAAAAGGAACACTACTGAGAAAGAAGAGACGGATGACGATAATGATGGAAGAAAGGTGGAGGAGATTAGCCGGAGCCGATTTCCAGGGCGACAATCTCTTATTAACAAGGTGCTACATGAGGAATGA